One stretch of Streptomyces sp. R21 DNA includes these proteins:
- the moaA gene encoding GTP 3',8-cyclase MoaA, whose protein sequence is MLIDTYGRVATDLRVSLTDRCNLRCTYCMPEEGLQWLAKPDLLTDDEIVRLIDIAVTRLGITEVRFTGGEPLLRPGIVGIVERVAALAPRPQMSLTTNGIGLKRTATALKAAGLDRVNVSLDTLRPDVFKTLTRRDRHKDVLDGLEAARDAGLTPVKVNSVLMPGLNADEAPDLLAWAVAHDYELRFIEQMPLDAQHGWKREGMVTAGDILTSLRTRFELTEEGADERGSAPAERWLVDGGPHRVGVIASVTRPFCAACDRTRLTADGQIRTCLFATEETDLRAALRSDAPDEEIARIWRLAMWGKKAGAGLDDPTFVQPDRPMSAIGG, encoded by the coding sequence GTGCTCATCGACACCTATGGCCGGGTGGCCACCGACCTGCGCGTCTCACTGACCGACCGGTGCAACCTCCGGTGCACGTACTGCATGCCCGAAGAGGGCCTCCAGTGGCTGGCCAAGCCCGACCTGCTCACGGACGACGAGATCGTCCGCCTCATAGACATCGCCGTGACGCGCCTCGGCATCACCGAGGTCCGCTTCACCGGCGGCGAACCCCTGCTGCGGCCCGGCATCGTCGGCATCGTCGAGCGCGTCGCGGCCCTCGCCCCGCGCCCCCAGATGTCCCTGACGACCAACGGCATCGGCCTCAAGCGCACCGCGACCGCGCTGAAGGCCGCGGGCCTGGACCGGGTCAACGTCTCGCTGGACACGCTGCGCCCGGACGTCTTCAAGACCCTCACCCGCCGTGACCGCCACAAGGACGTCCTCGACGGCCTCGAAGCCGCCCGCGACGCGGGCCTCACCCCGGTCAAGGTCAACTCGGTCCTGATGCCCGGACTGAACGCGGACGAGGCCCCCGACCTGCTGGCCTGGGCCGTGGCGCACGACTACGAACTGCGCTTCATCGAGCAGATGCCGCTGGACGCCCAGCACGGCTGGAAGCGCGAGGGCATGGTCACCGCGGGCGACATCCTCACCTCACTGCGTACGCGCTTCGAGCTCACCGAGGAGGGCGCCGACGAGCGCGGCTCCGCCCCCGCCGAGCGCTGGCTCGTCGACGGCGGCCCGCACCGCGTGGGTGTCATCGCCTCCGTCACCCGCCCGTTCTGCGCCGCCTGCGACCGCACCCGACTGACGGCCGACGGCCAGATCCGCACCTGCCTCTTCGCCACCGAGGAGACCGACCTCAGGGCCGCCCTGCGCTCGGACGCCCCCGACGAGGAGATCGCCCGCATCTGGCGCCTGGCGATGTGGGGCAAGAAGGCGGGCGCGGGCCTGGACGATCCCACCTTCGTCCAGCCGGACCGGCCGATGTCGGCGATCGGCGGCTGA
- a CDS encoding DUF3099 domain-containing protein, producing MRKQTKSQVFRITGARQGLEDDVRGRQRRYVISMSVRTVSVILAATLWNVERHVALVALVLGALLPYVAVVIANAGRENVPSLPSTFVTTPLRPMIAPPRQDGFAAPRDGFADPVPEDVVADPGAGPRGESRERT from the coding sequence ATGCGGAAGCAGACCAAGAGCCAGGTCTTCCGGATCACCGGAGCCAGGCAGGGACTCGAGGACGACGTACGGGGCCGGCAGCGCCGGTACGTCATCTCCATGTCCGTCCGTACGGTCTCCGTGATCCTCGCCGCTACGCTGTGGAACGTCGAGCGGCACGTCGCGCTTGTCGCGCTGGTACTCGGCGCGCTGCTCCCCTATGTCGCGGTGGTGATCGCCAACGCGGGCCGGGAGAACGTGCCGTCGCTGCCGTCGACGTTCGTCACCACTCCCCTCCGGCCGATGATCGCGCCGCCCCGGCAGGACGGCTTCGCCGCGCCGCGCGACGGCTTCGCGGACCCCGTCCCGGAGGACGTCGTGGCCGACCCCGGGGCGGGTCCTCGGGGCGAATCGCGCGAGCGGACCTGA
- a CDS encoding GlsB/YeaQ/YmgE family stress response membrane protein yields MGWLWAIIVGFVLGLIAKAIIPGKQHSPLWLTTIFGMLGAIAGNAIARGFGVDATSGIDWTRHAFQLVAAIVIVFLGDMAYMAVRGNKQRA; encoded by the coding sequence ATGGGCTGGTTGTGGGCGATCATCGTCGGGTTCGTACTGGGTCTGATCGCCAAGGCGATCATTCCGGGCAAGCAGCACAGCCCCCTCTGGCTGACGACCATCTTCGGCATGCTCGGCGCCATCGCCGGCAATGCGATCGCGCGCGGGTTCGGCGTCGACGCGACCTCGGGCATCGACTGGACCCGGCACGCGTTCCAGCTCGTGGCCGCGATCGTGATCGTCTTCCTCGGCGACATGGCCTACATGGCGGTGCGGGGCAACAAACAGCGGGCCTGA
- the tyrS gene encoding tyrosine--tRNA ligase has translation MTDIVDELKWRGLIALSTDEDALRKAFADGPVTFYCGFDPTAPSLHLGNLVQILTMRRIQQAGNRPLGLVGGATGLIGDPKPNSERTLNAPEVVAQWVERLRAQIAPLLDFEGPNAAIMVNNLDWTQGLSAIEFLRDVGKHFRVNKMIAKEAVSRRLNSDTGISYTEFSYQILQGMDFLELYRRHGCTLQTGGSDQWGNLTSGTDLIHRVEPEAAVHALGTPLITKADGTKFGKTESGTIWLDPEMTTPYAFYQFWLNADDRDVSKFLRIFSFRSHEEIEELEKQTEERPQARAAQRALAEELTTLVHGAGQTAAVIAASKALFGQGELGELDDATLTSALSEVPHIKVAELGQVVDLFAEVGLVASKSAARRTVKEGGAYVNNVKVTAEDAVPAAEDLLHGRWLVLRRGKKNLAAVEVTGV, from the coding sequence GTGACGGACATCGTCGACGAACTGAAGTGGCGCGGGCTGATCGCCCTCTCCACTGACGAGGACGCATTGCGCAAGGCGTTCGCGGACGGTCCCGTCACGTTCTATTGCGGCTTCGACCCGACCGCGCCCAGCCTGCACCTCGGCAACCTGGTGCAGATCCTGACGATGCGACGGATCCAGCAGGCGGGGAACCGTCCGCTGGGCCTGGTCGGGGGCGCCACGGGCCTGATCGGCGACCCCAAGCCGAACTCCGAGCGCACGCTCAACGCACCGGAGGTCGTGGCCCAGTGGGTCGAGCGGCTGCGCGCACAGATCGCGCCGCTGCTGGACTTCGAGGGTCCGAACGCCGCGATCATGGTCAATAACCTGGACTGGACCCAGGGCCTGTCGGCCATCGAGTTCCTGCGTGACGTCGGCAAGCACTTCCGGGTCAACAAGATGATCGCGAAGGAGGCCGTCTCCCGGCGGCTCAACTCCGACACGGGCATCAGCTACACGGAGTTCAGCTACCAGATCCTGCAGGGCATGGACTTCCTGGAGCTGTACCGCAGGCACGGCTGCACGCTGCAGACCGGCGGCAGTGACCAGTGGGGCAACCTCACCTCGGGCACCGATCTGATCCACCGGGTCGAGCCGGAGGCCGCGGTGCACGCCCTGGGCACCCCGCTGATCACCAAGGCGGACGGTACGAAGTTCGGCAAGACCGAGTCCGGCACGATCTGGCTCGACCCCGAGATGACCACGCCGTACGCCTTCTACCAGTTCTGGCTGAACGCGGACGACCGTGACGTCTCCAAGTTCCTGCGCATCTTCAGCTTCCGGTCCCACGAGGAGATCGAGGAGCTGGAGAAGCAGACGGAGGAGCGTCCGCAGGCCCGCGCCGCGCAGCGCGCGCTGGCCGAGGAGCTGACGACGCTGGTGCACGGCGCCGGCCAGACGGCCGCCGTGATCGCCGCGTCCAAGGCCCTCTTCGGGCAGGGCGAGCTCGGTGAGCTGGACGACGCGACGCTGACCTCCGCCCTCTCCGAGGTGCCGCACATCAAGGTCGCGGAGCTGGGCCAGGTGGTCGACCTGTTCGCCGAGGTCGGTCTGGTGGCGAGCAAGTCGGCCGCGCGTCGCACGGTCAAGGAGGGCGGCGCCTACGTGAACAACGTCAAGGTCACCGCCGAGGACGCGGTCCCCGCCGCGGAGGATCTGCTGCACGGGCGCTGGCTGGTGCTGCGCCGGGGCAAGAAGAACCTGGCCGCGGTGGAGGTCACGGGCGTCTGA
- a CDS encoding metallopeptidase TldD-related protein, which yields MSARTNKPHEVVERALELSRADGCVVIADEQSTANLRWAGNALTTNGVTRGRTLTVIATVDGRAGTASGVVSRAAVTADELEPLVRAAEAAARGAGPAEDAQPLVTGVAESPDFTDAPAETSSAVFADFAPALGESFARARAGGRELYGFANHELVSSYLGTSTGLRLRHDQPNGTLELNAKSPDRKRSAWAGRSTRDFKDVDPASLDAELAVRLGWAERRVELPAGRYETLLPPTAVADLLIYQMWSAAARDAAEGRTVFSKPGGGTRLGEKLTELPLTLRSDPNEPGLESAPFVLTHSSGDTASVFDNGLPLAATDWVREGELAHLSTTRHSAGLTGLPVAPTIDNLILDGGADRSLEEMVASTERGLLLTCLWYIREVDPATLLLTGLTRDGVYLVENGQVTGEVNNFRFNESPVDLLGRAVEAGRTEKTLPREWSDWFTRAAMPALRIPDFNMSSVSQGV from the coding sequence ATGAGCGCGCGTACGAACAAGCCGCACGAGGTCGTCGAGCGCGCCCTCGAACTGTCCCGGGCCGACGGCTGCGTGGTGATCGCCGACGAGCAGTCGACCGCCAACCTGCGCTGGGCGGGCAACGCGCTGACCACGAACGGGGTCACGCGCGGGCGTACGCTCACCGTCATCGCGACCGTCGACGGCCGTGCGGGCACGGCGTCCGGCGTCGTCTCCCGCGCGGCCGTGACCGCGGACGAGCTGGAGCCGCTGGTGCGGGCCGCCGAGGCCGCCGCGCGCGGAGCGGGCCCCGCCGAGGACGCCCAGCCGCTGGTCACGGGCGTGGCCGAGTCCCCCGACTTCACGGACGCGCCCGCCGAGACGTCGTCCGCCGTCTTCGCGGACTTCGCGCCGGCGCTCGGGGAATCGTTCGCACGCGCGCGTGCCGGTGGCCGCGAGCTGTACGGCTTCGCCAACCACGAGCTCGTCTCCAGCTATCTGGGTACGTCGACCGGGCTGCGCCTGCGGCACGACCAGCCCAACGGGACGCTGGAGCTCAACGCCAAGTCGCCGGACCGTAAGCGTTCGGCGTGGGCGGGGCGCTCCACGCGGGACTTCAAGGACGTCGATCCGGCGTCGCTGGACGCGGAGCTGGCGGTCCGGCTCGGCTGGGCCGAGCGGCGCGTGGAGCTGCCCGCGGGGCGCTACGAGACCCTGCTGCCGCCGACCGCCGTCGCGGACCTGCTGATCTACCAGATGTGGTCGGCGGCGGCCCGGGACGCGGCCGAGGGGCGGACGGTCTTCAGCAAGCCCGGCGGCGGCACCCGCCTCGGCGAGAAGCTCACCGAGCTGCCGCTGACGCTGCGCAGCGACCCGAACGAGCCGGGCCTCGAGTCCGCGCCCTTCGTGCTGACCCACTCCTCCGGGGACACCGCGTCGGTCTTCGACAACGGGCTGCCCCTCGCAGCCACCGACTGGGTCCGCGAGGGCGAACTCGCGCATCTGTCGACGACCCGGCACAGCGCGGGCCTCACCGGGCTGCCCGTCGCTCCGACGATCGACAACCTCATCCTCGACGGCGGCGCGGACCGCTCGCTGGAGGAGATGGTCGCGAGCACCGAGCGCGGTCTGCTGCTGACCTGCCTCTGGTACATCCGCGAGGTCGACCCGGCGACCCTGCTGCTGACCGGCCTGACCAGGGACGGCGTGTACCTGGTGGAGAACGGCCAGGTCACCGGCGAGGTGAACAACTTCCGGTTCAACGAGTCGCCCGTGGACCTGCTGGGGCGGGCCGTCGAGGCCGGGCGCACGGAAAAGACGCTGCCGCGCGAGTGGAGCGACTGGTTCACTAGGGCTGCGATGCCCGCCCTGCGCATCCCGGACTTCAATATGAGCTCTGTCAGTCAGGGCGTATAA
- a CDS encoding TldD/PmbA family protein produces MPHEVDQSFLALPLRALADAALARARALGAAHADFRFERVRSAAWRLRDAKPAGSSDTTDLGYAVRVVHGGTWGFASGVDLTMDAAAKVAGQAVAMAKLSAQVIKAAGSDERVELADEPVHAEKTWISSYDIDPFSVPDEEKSGLLADWSSRLLAADGVNHVDASLLTVHENKFYADTAGTVTTQQRVRLHPQLTAVAVDESSGEFDSMRTIAPPVGRGWEYLMGTGWDWESELGRIPELLAEKMRAPSVEAGVYDLVVDPSNLWLTIHESIGHATELDRALGYEAAYAGTSFATFDQLGKLRYGSELMNVTGDRTAEHGLATIGYDDEGVAGQSWDLVKDGTLVGYQLDRRIAKLTGFERSNGCAYADSPGHVPVQRMANVSLQPDPAGMSTEDLIGSVDRGIYVVGDRSWSIDMQRYNFQFTGQRFFRIENGRITGQLRDVAYQATTTDFWGSMAAVGGPGTYVLGGAFNCGKAQPGQVAAVSHGCPSALFKGVNILNTTQEAGR; encoded by the coding sequence GTGCCCCACGAAGTCGATCAGTCATTCCTGGCACTGCCACTACGCGCCCTGGCGGACGCCGCGCTGGCCCGCGCCCGCGCGCTGGGCGCCGCGCACGCGGACTTCCGGTTCGAGCGGGTGCGCAGTGCCGCCTGGCGGCTGCGGGACGCGAAGCCCGCGGGGTCGTCGGACACCACGGACCTGGGGTACGCGGTGCGGGTGGTGCACGGCGGGACCTGGGGTTTCGCGTCGGGGGTGGACCTGACGATGGACGCCGCCGCGAAGGTGGCGGGTCAGGCCGTGGCCATGGCGAAGCTGTCCGCACAGGTGATCAAGGCCGCGGGTTCGGACGAGCGGGTCGAGCTCGCGGACGAGCCGGTGCACGCCGAGAAGACATGGATCTCGTCGTACGACATCGACCCCTTCTCCGTACCGGACGAGGAGAAGTCCGGGCTGCTCGCGGACTGGAGCTCGCGGCTGCTGGCGGCGGACGGCGTGAACCACGTCGACGCCTCGCTGCTGACCGTGCACGAGAACAAGTTCTATGCCGATACGGCCGGGACCGTGACCACGCAGCAGCGTGTGCGGTTGCATCCGCAGCTCACCGCCGTCGCGGTCGACGAGTCGAGCGGTGAGTTCGACTCGATGCGGACCATCGCTCCGCCGGTCGGGCGCGGCTGGGAGTACCTGATGGGCACCGGCTGGGACTGGGAGTCCGAGCTGGGCAGGATTCCCGAACTGCTCGCCGAGAAGATGCGCGCGCCGAGTGTGGAGGCGGGGGTGTACGACCTGGTCGTCGACCCCTCCAACCTGTGGCTGACCATCCACGAGTCCATCGGCCACGCCACCGAACTGGACCGCGCGCTGGGCTACGAGGCCGCGTACGCCGGGACCTCCTTCGCCACCTTCGACCAGCTGGGCAAGCTCCGCTACGGCTCCGAGCTGATGAACGTCACCGGTGACCGCACCGCCGAACACGGGCTCGCGACCATCGGGTACGACGACGAGGGGGTGGCGGGGCAGTCCTGGGACCTCGTCAAGGACGGCACACTCGTCGGCTACCAGCTGGACCGGCGCATCGCGAAGCTGACCGGCTTCGAGCGGTCCAACGGGTGCGCGTACGCCGACTCCCCCGGGCATGTGCCCGTGCAGCGCATGGCCAATGTGTCGCTCCAGCCCGATCCCGCCGGGATGTCGACCGAGGATCTCATCGGCAGCGTGGACCGCGGGATCTATGTGGTCGGCGACCGGTCATGGTCCATCGACATGCAGCGCTACAACTTCCAGTTCACCGGACAGCGGTTCTTCAGGATCGAGAACGGCCGGATCACGGGCCAGCTGCGGGATGTCGCGTACCAGGCGACGACCACCGACTTCTGGGGTTCCATGGCCGCGGTGGGCGGGCCGGGGACGTACGTGCTGGGCGGCGCCTTCAACTGTGGCAAGGCTCAGCCGGGACAGGTCGCGGCGGTCTCGCACGGCTGCCCGTCGGCTCTCTTCAAGGGCGTCAACATTCTCAACACCACGCAGGAGGCCGGTCGATGA
- the fabG gene encoding 3-oxoacyl-[acyl-carrier-protein] reductase, protein MSRSVLVTGGNRGIGLAIARAFADAGDKVAITYRSGEPPSGFLAVKCDITDTEQVEQAYKEIEAEHGPVEVLIANAGVTKDQLLMRMSEEDFTSVLDTNLTGAFRVVKRANRGMLRARKGRVVLISSVVGLYGGPGQANYAASKAGLVGFARSLARELGSRNITFNVVAPGFVDTDMTKALTDEQREGIVKQVPLGRYAQPEEIAATVRFLASDDASYITGAVIPVDGGLGMGH, encoded by the coding sequence TTGAGCCGCTCGGTTCTCGTCACCGGAGGCAACCGGGGCATCGGCCTCGCCATCGCCCGCGCGTTCGCCGATGCCGGCGACAAGGTCGCGATCACGTACCGTTCGGGTGAGCCCCCGTCGGGCTTCCTGGCCGTCAAGTGCGACATCACCGACACCGAGCAGGTGGAGCAGGCCTACAAGGAGATCGAGGCCGAGCACGGTCCGGTCGAGGTTCTGATCGCCAACGCCGGCGTCACCAAGGACCAGCTCCTGATGCGCATGTCCGAGGAGGACTTCACGTCCGTCCTCGACACCAACCTCACCGGCGCCTTCCGGGTCGTCAAGCGCGCCAACCGTGGCATGCTGCGCGCCAGGAAGGGCCGCGTCGTGCTCATCTCGTCGGTCGTCGGTCTGTACGGCGGCCCCGGCCAGGCCAACTACGCGGCGTCCAAGGCCGGTCTGGTCGGCTTCGCGCGCTCGCTCGCCCGTGAGCTCGGGTCGCGCAACATCACCTTCAACGTCGTCGCCCCCGGGTTCGTCGACACCGACATGACCAAGGCGCTCACCGACGAGCAGCGCGAGGGCATCGTGAAGCAGGTGCCGCTCGGTCGCTACGCGCAGCCCGAGGAGATCGCCGCAACGGTGCGGTTCCTCGCCTCCGACGACGCTTCGTACATCACTGGAGCCGTCATTCCCGTTGACGGCGGACTGGGAATGGGTCACTGA
- the fabI gene encoding enoyl-ACP reductase FabI has translation MSGILEGKRVLITGVLMESSIAFHAAKLAQEQGAEIILTAFPRPTLTERIARKLPKPTKVIELDVTNEEHLGRLADLVGEELGGLDGVVHSIGFAPQDALGGNFLNTPFESVATAMHVSAYSLKSLTMACLPLMQNGGSVVGLTFDAQYAWPQYDWMGPAKAALEATSRYMARDLGKQNIRCNLVSAGPIGSMAAKSIPGFSDLAAVWDERSPLEWDLKDPEPAGKGIVALLSDWFPKTTGEIIHVDGGLHAIGA, from the coding sequence ATGAGCGGAATTCTCGAGGGCAAGCGCGTCCTGATCACCGGTGTGCTGATGGAGTCCTCCATCGCCTTCCACGCCGCGAAGCTGGCCCAGGAGCAGGGCGCCGAGATCATCCTGACTGCGTTCCCGCGGCCGACGCTGACCGAGCGCATCGCTCGGAAGCTCCCCAAGCCCACCAAGGTCATCGAGCTCGACGTCACCAACGAGGAGCACCTCGGGCGCCTGGCCGACCTCGTCGGTGAGGAGCTCGGCGGTCTCGACGGCGTCGTGCACTCCATCGGCTTCGCGCCGCAGGACGCGCTCGGCGGGAACTTCCTCAACACGCCGTTCGAGTCCGTGGCCACGGCCATGCACGTCTCGGCGTACTCCCTGAAGTCGCTGACCATGGCCTGTCTGCCGCTGATGCAGAACGGCGGCTCCGTCGTCGGTCTGACCTTCGACGCCCAGTACGCGTGGCCGCAGTACGACTGGATGGGCCCGGCCAAGGCCGCCCTGGAGGCCACCAGCCGCTACATGGCGCGTGACCTGGGCAAGCAGAACATCCGCTGCAACCTCGTCTCCGCGGGCCCGATCGGTTCCATGGCCGCCAAGTCCATCCCGGGCTTCAGCGACCTGGCCGCCGTCTGGGACGAGCGTTCCCCGCTGGAGTGGGACCTCAAGGACCCGGAGCCGGCCGGCAAGGGCATCGTCGCCCTGCTGAGCGACTGGTTCCCGAAGACCACCGGCGAGATCATCCACGTCGACGGCGGTCTGCACGCGATCGGCGCGTAA
- a CDS encoding FadR/GntR family transcriptional regulator, with protein MALNHPRRSALSEQVIAELRTQITSGEWPVGSRIPTEPELVEQLGVARNTVREAVRALAHNGLLDIRQGSGTYVVATSELAGVMHRRFADADPRHIAELRSTLESSAAKLAAERRTERDLKQLDALLVRRDEAWESGDAEAFVTADASFHMAVVAASHNDVMTAMYADLGEVLRDWLREDVGEELTPETYMDHTRLVDAIRTGDATAAAAEAAGYPFLCRPGRLDSASAGG; from the coding sequence ATGGCGTTGAACCACCCCCGCCGTTCGGCGCTGTCCGAGCAGGTCATCGCAGAGCTGCGGACTCAGATCACCTCGGGCGAGTGGCCGGTCGGCTCACGCATCCCCACCGAGCCGGAGCTGGTGGAGCAGCTGGGCGTCGCCCGCAACACGGTGCGTGAGGCCGTCCGCGCGCTCGCGCACAACGGCCTGCTGGACATCCGGCAGGGCTCGGGCACCTACGTCGTGGCGACCAGCGAGCTGGCCGGCGTGATGCACCGCCGCTTCGCCGACGCGGACCCGCGGCACATCGCCGAGCTGCGCTCCACGCTGGAGTCGAGCGCGGCGAAGCTGGCCGCCGAGCGGCGCACCGAACGCGATCTGAAGCAGCTGGACGCCCTCCTCGTACGCCGCGACGAGGCCTGGGAGTCGGGCGACGCGGAGGCCTTCGTGACCGCCGACGCGAGCTTCCACATGGCGGTGGTGGCCGCCTCCCACAACGACGTCATGACGGCGATGTACGCGGACCTGGGCGAGGTGCTGCGCGACTGGCTGCGCGAGGACGTCGGCGAGGAGCTGACGCCGGAGACCTACATGGACCACACCCGGCTCGTCGACGCGATCCGCACGGGCGACGCGACCGCGGCCGCCGCGGAGGCCGCGGGCTACCCGTTCCTGTGCCGCCCGGGAAGACTGGACTCTGCTAGCGCTGGTGGCTGA
- a CDS encoding CynX/NimT family MFS transporter → MMGGMASEETRTTGTTKSPPIRSSAGTDPETETAATRAWATRLVIAGIVLSALNLRPAITSLGALLEEVRDGLGMSGSVAGLLTSVPPFCFALFGVMAPRLARRFGPGAVVCAGMVAITAGLAIRPYVGSTAGFLAASALALMGIAVSNVLMPVIVKRWFPDRVGSMTGLYSMALALGTSAAAAVTVPMTGALGGSWQSGLAVWAGLAAVAVVPWIFLVRERGPAAAEGAPAREEPPALRITRSRTAWALAVFFGLQATAAYITMGWMAQIFRDAGVPASTAGLLLAVTMVMGVPLAFVIPRLAARLPHQGPIVVALGVSGLAGYAGLYLAPAGGAWAWAVLLGVANCSFPLALTMVGMRARSGAGVAQLSAFAQSTGYLISIPGPLLVGVLYQHSGGWGLPIALMAALMVPQIVVGVLAGRNRTVEDEAAR, encoded by the coding sequence ATGATGGGCGGCATGGCCAGTGAGGAAACCCGGACGACCGGGACGACGAAGTCCCCACCGATACGCAGCTCCGCGGGCACGGACCCGGAGACCGAAACGGCCGCCACGCGCGCGTGGGCGACGCGACTGGTGATCGCCGGCATCGTCCTCAGCGCTCTCAACCTGCGCCCGGCGATCACCAGCCTCGGCGCCCTCCTCGAAGAGGTGCGCGACGGGCTCGGCATGAGCGGCAGCGTCGCCGGACTGCTCACCTCCGTGCCACCGTTCTGCTTCGCCCTCTTCGGTGTCATGGCGCCGCGGCTCGCCCGCCGCTTCGGGCCCGGCGCGGTCGTCTGCGCGGGAATGGTCGCCATCACGGCAGGCCTGGCGATCCGGCCCTACGTCGGGAGCACTGCCGGCTTCCTCGCCGCCAGCGCACTCGCACTCATGGGCATCGCCGTCAGCAACGTCCTGATGCCGGTGATCGTCAAGCGCTGGTTCCCGGACCGCGTCGGCTCCATGACCGGGCTCTACTCGATGGCGCTCGCTCTGGGCACCTCGGCCGCCGCCGCGGTGACCGTGCCCATGACCGGTGCCCTCGGCGGGAGTTGGCAGTCGGGACTCGCCGTCTGGGCGGGGCTCGCGGCGGTCGCCGTGGTGCCGTGGATCTTCCTCGTCCGCGAACGGGGTCCGGCCGCCGCCGAGGGTGCCCCCGCCCGGGAGGAGCCCCCGGCACTGCGGATCACCCGGAGCCGTACGGCCTGGGCTCTGGCCGTCTTCTTCGGACTCCAGGCCACCGCCGCGTACATCACGATGGGCTGGATGGCACAGATCTTCCGCGACGCGGGCGTCCCGGCCTCCACCGCCGGTCTGCTCCTCGCCGTCACGATGGTGATGGGCGTGCCGCTCGCCTTCGTCATCCCGCGCCTCGCCGCCCGGCTGCCCCACCAGGGGCCCATCGTCGTCGCGCTGGGCGTCTCGGGCCTCGCCGGATACGCGGGCCTCTACCTCGCCCCGGCGGGCGGGGCCTGGGCCTGGGCCGTGCTGCTCGGCGTCGCCAACTGCTCCTTCCCGCTGGCCCTCACCATGGTCGGCATGCGGGCCAGGAGCGGCGCGGGCGTCGCCCAGCTGTCGGCCTTCGCACAGAGCACCGGTTACCTGATCTCGATCCCCGGCCCACTCCTGGTTGGCGTGCTCTACCAGCACAGCGGCGGCTGGGGCCTGCCCATCGCGCTCATGGCCGCGCTGATGGTCCCGCAGATCGTGGTGGGCGTCCTGGCGGGGCGCAACCGCACGGTGGAGGACGAGGCGGCCCGCTGA
- a CDS encoding SGM_5486 family transporter-associated protein encodes MPLLDPNPQNGQKKMLLVLGAMLAITVIIGIIATIASP; translated from the coding sequence ATGCCTTTGCTCGACCCGAACCCCCAGAACGGCCAGAAGAAGATGCTGCTCGTGCTCGGCGCGATGCTGGCCATCACCGTGATCATCGGCATCATCGCGACCATCGCCTCGCCATGA
- a CDS encoding histidine phosphatase family protein, giving the protein MSVAEPRRIVLFRHAKADWPQVSDHERPLADRGRKDAAVAGLKLADTGIPFDLALCSTAVRTRETWKLAVQEFPHRPKTVYEERLYEASPGELIAVLNETPDDAQNVVLIGHNPGVQGLAEILAGQAESDARTRMNAHGFHAGAFAVLSFDGSWKSLEPGVGTLLDYWAPTE; this is encoded by the coding sequence ATGAGCGTCGCAGAACCCCGCAGGATTGTCCTCTTCCGGCATGCGAAAGCCGACTGGCCACAGGTGTCCGACCATGAGCGGCCGCTCGCCGACCGGGGCCGCAAGGACGCGGCCGTCGCCGGACTCAAGCTGGCCGACACCGGAATCCCCTTCGATCTGGCCCTCTGCTCCACCGCGGTCCGGACCCGCGAGACCTGGAAGCTCGCCGTCCAGGAGTTCCCGCACCGGCCGAAAACGGTCTACGAGGAGCGGCTCTACGAGGCCTCGCCCGGCGAGCTGATCGCCGTACTCAACGAAACGCCCGACGACGCGCAGAACGTGGTCCTGATCGGACACAATCCGGGCGTGCAGGGCCTCGCCGAGATCCTGGCCGGTCAGGCCGAGAGTGACGCCCGCACCCGGATGAACGCGCACGGCTTCCACGCCGGTGCCTTCGCGGTGCTCTCCTTCGACGGCTCCTGGAAATCCCTGGAGCCCGGAGTGGGCACGCTCCTCGACTACTGGGCGCCGACCGAGTAA